A single window of Pseudomonadota bacterium DNA harbors:
- the prsR gene encoding PEP-CTERM-box response regulator transcription factor — protein sequence MHKRKLLVVDDDPGLQKQLRWNFEDYEVTVAGDRDSALAALRQTQAPVVTLDLGLPPDAANASEGLAALREMLEFAPQTKIVVVTGNDDREVAVRAVAQGAYDFYEKPIDPDVLRMIVERAHVLSELEAENLRLARQVTAPLSGIIAGSTAMQEICRRIEKIGPTDASVLLLGESGTGKEVLARALHELSPRRGNDFIAINCAAIPDTLLESELFGYERGAFTGATKQTKGKLEFANHGTLFLDEIGDLPASLQAKLLRFLQERVLERVGGREEIAVDTRVICATHQDLRGQIRDNRFREDLYYRISEVSVQIPPLRDRIGDTVMIARALLGRMTDMHRGRIKDFSDAAVKAMQAYAWPGNVRELENRVKRAVIMADGRYIEPEDLELEAVGDTRLPTLKECREEAEALAIRRALAAADGQVNRAAELLGVSRPTVYHLVKKYNIPV from the coding sequence ATGCACAAGCGCAAACTACTGGTCGTCGACGACGACCCCGGCCTGCAAAAGCAGCTCAGGTGGAATTTCGAGGACTACGAAGTCACCGTGGCCGGCGATCGGGACAGCGCGCTGGCCGCGCTGCGCCAGACCCAGGCACCGGTGGTGACGCTCGATCTCGGTCTGCCACCCGACGCGGCCAACGCCTCGGAGGGGCTGGCGGCGCTGCGGGAGATGCTGGAATTCGCCCCGCAGACCAAGATCGTGGTGGTGACCGGCAACGACGATCGCGAGGTCGCGGTGCGGGCGGTGGCGCAGGGCGCCTACGATTTCTACGAAAAGCCCATCGACCCCGACGTGCTGCGCATGATCGTCGAGCGTGCCCACGTGCTGTCGGAGCTCGAAGCCGAGAACCTGCGCCTGGCGCGCCAGGTCACCGCGCCCCTGTCGGGCATCATTGCCGGCAGCACGGCCATGCAGGAGATCTGCCGGCGGATTGAAAAAATCGGCCCGACCGACGCCAGCGTATTGCTGCTCGGCGAGAGCGGCACCGGCAAGGAAGTGCTGGCGCGCGCGCTGCACGAGCTGAGTCCGCGTCGCGGCAACGACTTCATCGCCATCAACTGCGCGGCCATTCCCGACACCCTCCTGGAAAGCGAGCTGTTCGGCTACGAGCGCGGCGCCTTCACAGGCGCCACCAAGCAGACCAAGGGTAAACTCGAGTTCGCCAATCACGGCACCCTGTTTCTCGACGAAATTGGTGACTTGCCGGCCTCCCTGCAGGCCAAACTGCTGCGCTTCCTGCAGGAGCGGGTGCTGGAGCGGGTCGGCGGGCGCGAGGAGATCGCGGTCGACACCCGCGTGATCTGCGCCACCCACCAGGACCTGCGCGGCCAGATCCGCGACAACCGCTTCCGCGAGGACTTGTACTACCGCATCAGCGAGGTGTCGGTGCAGATCCCGCCGCTGCGCGACCGCATCGGCGACACCGTCATGATCGCGCGCGCACTGCTCGGGCGCATGACCGACATGCACCGCGGCCGCATCAAGGACTTCAGCGACGCTGCCGTGAAGGCCATGCAGGCCTATGCCTGGCCCGGCAACGTGCGCGAGCTGGAGAACCGGGTCAAACGTGCGGTCATCATGGCCGATGGCCGTTATATAGAACCCGAGGACCTGGAACTGGAAGCGGTGGGCGACACGCGCCTGCCGACTCTCAAGGAATGCCGCGAGGAGGCGGAAGCCCTGGCCATTCGGCGCGCCCTGGCGGCGGCCGACGGACAAGTCAATCGCGCCGCCGAACTGCTGGGCGTCAGCCGCCCCACCGTCTACCACCTGGTCAAGAAGTACAACATTCCGGTGTAG
- a CDS encoding TolC family outer membrane protein, translating to MAARVHWAALCLGIVSSLPLSAATLEEAVRQALTTNPQLTGAAAAVRAAGHDVREARAGYLPSVDLDSRFGEEHSNIKQLNRPNNDDDMWRRESGLTVTQLVWDGMATASEVKRRTALLNSAENSMADTQNALAFKAVEAYVDVLRNRDLVALARANVSSHEEVLRNVEAKSGSGVGNKADVEQARARVSLAKSTLTARQGGLHEAEARYVRVIGDPPGELAKPNAVPSGLVKNGEVDPNDLALATDKAQEEAMAQHPAVMRSKADIEAAMATIRAARAGYQPRLDLQGTLRRDNDVGGISGNRDTSSLMLVARWNLFRGGADLAQTMSASERKTEADNRLDDTFRSVAENVAIAMESRATSESRLAHLQHYVAASEGTLQAYRAQFEISRRTLLDLLNAEDELFNARSNLAAGTYDDLINVYFVDASKGILAGKFGVSGGAP from the coding sequence ATGGCTGCGCGTGTTCACTGGGCGGCCCTGTGCCTGGGCATCGTAAGCAGCTTGCCGCTGTCGGCAGCGACGCTCGAAGAGGCGGTGCGACAGGCCTTGACCACCAATCCGCAATTGACCGGCGCCGCCGCCGCGGTACGCGCGGCCGGCCACGATGTGCGCGAAGCGCGCGCCGGCTATCTGCCGAGCGTCGATCTCGATTCGCGCTTCGGTGAAGAACACAGCAACATCAAACAGCTGAACCGTCCCAACAACGACGATGACATGTGGCGTCGCGAAAGCGGCCTGACGGTCACCCAGTTGGTGTGGGACGGCATGGCCACCGCCAGTGAAGTCAAGCGTCGTACCGCGCTCCTGAACAGCGCGGAAAACAGCATGGCCGACACCCAGAACGCGCTCGCCTTCAAGGCGGTCGAGGCTTACGTCGACGTGCTGCGCAATCGTGACCTGGTCGCACTGGCGCGCGCCAATGTCAGCTCGCATGAAGAAGTGCTGCGCAACGTCGAGGCCAAGAGCGGCAGCGGCGTCGGCAACAAGGCCGACGTCGAACAGGCGCGCGCCCGCGTGTCCCTGGCCAAGAGTACCTTGACCGCGCGCCAGGGCGGGCTGCACGAAGCCGAGGCACGTTACGTGCGTGTCATCGGCGACCCGCCTGGCGAATTGGCCAAGCCGAACGCGGTGCCGTCGGGGCTGGTCAAGAACGGCGAAGTCGACCCGAACGACTTGGCGCTTGCGACCGACAAAGCCCAGGAGGAGGCGATGGCGCAGCACCCGGCGGTCATGCGCTCGAAGGCCGATATCGAAGCGGCGATGGCCACCATCCGCGCCGCGCGTGCGGGCTATCAACCGCGCCTCGATCTGCAAGGCACCTTACGTCGTGATAACGACGTCGGCGGTATTTCTGGCAACCGCGACACCAGCAGCCTGATGCTGGTGGCGCGCTGGAACCTGTTCCGGGGCGGGGCGGATCTCGCGCAGACGATGTCAGCGTCGGAACGCAAGACCGAAGCCGACAACCGTCTCGACGACACTTTCCGCTCGGTCGCGGAGAACGTCGCCATCGCCATGGAAAGCCGCGCCACCAGCGAAAGCCGCCTCGCGCATCTGCAGCACTACGTCGCTGCCAGCGAAGGCACCTTGCAGGCCTATCGCGCGCAGTTCGAGATCAGCCGCCGCACCTTGCTCGATTTGCTGAATGCCGAAGACGAGCTGTTCAATGCGCGTTCCAACCTTGCCGCGGGTACCTACGACGATTTGATCAACGTCTATTTCGTCGATGCCAGCAAGGGCATCCTGGCCGGCAAGTTCGGAGTCTCCGGCGGAGCGCCCTGA
- a CDS encoding TIGR03013 family PEP-CTERM/XrtA system glycosyltransferase: protein MLRIFRHYVPRSLVLLGLAEILILFVSIYLGATFQLGSSAFAHSDQLPLWSQALVFVAAIVLGMTAMGLYHRDQHTRPSAVMLRLVLSFVCGFVVMGTVYLLIPDLMVGGGIFATALVCSFVSIASCRLICVAGEDIDQRQRVLVLGIGERARQIDSLRGGVDQVSADVIGFVDLGCDERLVAGERIFALGQRSLRALAEELDVHEIVVATDDRRKGLPVDDILECKMYGIHIMEAADFYERQLGKIRIDTLHPSNVIFADGFTQAVIRSSEKRAMDIVVSALMLIGTLPIMAITAAAIYFESGGPVLYRQERVGRRGRVFTLLKFRSMCQDAEANGAVWALANDMRVTRIGSFIRKTRIDELPQLINVLKGDMSFVGPRPERPQFVAELSKSIPYYDLRHYVKPGITGWAQILYPYGASINDAREKLQYDLYYLKNYSIFLDINILLQTIQVILWRKGAR, encoded by the coding sequence ATGCTAAGAATATTCAGGCACTATGTCCCGCGATCGCTGGTCCTTCTCGGGCTGGCGGAAATCCTCATCCTGTTTGTCTCGATTTATCTCGGCGCCACCTTCCAACTCGGCAGCAGCGCCTTCGCACATTCCGATCAACTCCCATTGTGGAGCCAGGCGCTGGTATTCGTCGCGGCCATCGTGCTCGGCATGACGGCCATGGGCCTTTACCACCGCGATCAACACACGCGCCCCAGCGCCGTGATGTTGCGCCTGGTGTTGAGTTTCGTGTGCGGCTTCGTGGTGATGGGCACCGTCTACCTGTTGATCCCCGATCTCATGGTTGGCGGCGGTATCTTCGCGACCGCCCTGGTCTGTTCGTTCGTGAGCATCGCCAGCTGTCGCCTGATCTGCGTCGCCGGCGAGGACATCGATCAGCGTCAACGGGTGCTGGTGCTCGGCATCGGTGAGCGCGCGCGCCAGATCGACAGCCTGCGCGGTGGCGTGGACCAGGTATCGGCCGACGTCATCGGCTTCGTCGATCTCGGATGCGACGAGCGCCTGGTGGCGGGCGAACGCATCTTTGCCTTGGGTCAACGCAGCCTGCGCGCACTGGCGGAAGAACTCGACGTGCACGAGATCGTGGTAGCCACCGACGACCGCCGTAAGGGGCTGCCGGTCGATGACATCCTCGAATGCAAGATGTACGGCATCCACATCATGGAAGCCGCCGATTTCTATGAGCGGCAACTGGGCAAGATTCGCATTGACACCCTGCACCCCAGCAACGTGATCTTCGCGGACGGCTTCACGCAGGCGGTCATACGCAGCAGCGAGAAGCGCGCGATGGACATCGTGGTCAGCGCGCTGATGCTGATCGGCACCTTGCCTATCATGGCGATCACCGCCGCCGCCATCTATTTCGAGAGCGGCGGCCCGGTGCTGTATCGCCAGGAGCGCGTCGGTCGTCGTGGCCGTGTGTTCACCTTGCTCAAGTTCCGCAGCATGTGTCAGGACGCGGAGGCCAACGGCGCGGTGTGGGCGCTGGCCAACGATATGCGTGTAACCCGGATCGGCAGCTTCATCCGCAAGACCCGTATCGACGAGCTGCCGCAGCTCATCAACGTGCTGAAGGGGGACATGAGTTTCGTCGGGCCGCGTCCCGAGCGTCCGCAGTTCGTGGCCGAACTGTCGAAGTCGATTCCTTATTACGACCTGCGCCACTACGTGAAGCCCGGTATCACCGGTTGGGCACAGATCCTGTATCCCTACGGCGCGTCCATCAACGATGCCCGCGAGAAGCTGCAGTACGACCTGTACTATCTCAAGAACTACAGCATCTTCCTCGACATCAACATCTTGCTACAGACCATCCAGGTGATACTCTGGCGCAAGGGCGCACGCTGA
- the prsK gene encoding PEP-CTERM system histidine kinase PrsK, translated as MTTIAGIAGFIGAVAFLALFGLLTVAARGKPVGRRLMAACAASMLWFGAQAALYQFQSRSGLSPDLILQLEFVRNLAWVVFFSGLLLNLGDDTYRHTIKLGAILVGLACVLGIALPVMLNQVVFGIEFDHSLVRRSFFCTALLVALGVLVLIEQVFRNTSRDSRWALKHLCFGLGFVFVYDFYLYADAVLFNRLDGVLMSARGVVNALAVPMIAISAARNRQWEIKIFVSRRVVFHVVVLIAAGVYLILMSAAGYYIQAIGGEWGRALTTTFFSAAILLLLTLIFSTQLRSRIRLFLAKHFYRNKYEYGEEWLKFTQALARTTLEPDSLHETVLTAVCDMVDSPGGMLWHKTASGSYAIVASYSMYGDRREEFAAGDALIAELARNPRICDLADEAQLEGGVLRHAPQWLLDMSRIALLVPMAHGEDLLAVLALSTSRSNQRFDTEDFNLLGTVARQAASYLALVRATDALSEARQFETFNRLSAFLVHDLKNVVAQLSLIGSNARRHRHNPEFIDDAFNTVDDATAKMKRMLASLRQRQSEVESDELVDLGALLATAVASKAEARPQPAFRPPDGPLPVRGSRDHLLSVVQHLLQNAIEATPADGQVTVAVERRAGEVRTTITDTGSGMDRDFIHNRLFRPFDTTKGKAGMGIGAYESRHLIGSMHGELLVESEPGSGTTFTIVLPLAETEQQLDARIATGH; from the coding sequence ATGACGACGATTGCCGGGATCGCGGGCTTCATCGGCGCGGTGGCCTTCCTCGCGCTGTTCGGTCTGCTCACGGTCGCTGCGCGCGGCAAACCCGTCGGCCGGCGCCTGATGGCGGCCTGCGCGGCGTCCATGCTGTGGTTCGGCGCACAGGCCGCGCTCTACCAGTTCCAGAGCCGCAGCGGACTGTCGCCCGACCTCATCCTGCAGCTCGAATTCGTCCGCAACCTCGCCTGGGTGGTTTTTTTCTCAGGATTGCTGCTCAATCTCGGCGACGACACCTATCGGCACACCATCAAGCTCGGCGCCATTCTCGTCGGTCTCGCCTGCGTGCTCGGCATCGCCTTGCCGGTCATGCTCAACCAAGTTGTGTTCGGCATCGAGTTCGATCATTCCCTGGTACGTCGTTCGTTTTTCTGCACGGCACTGCTGGTCGCGCTCGGTGTATTGGTGCTCATCGAGCAGGTGTTTCGCAATACCTCGCGCGACTCGCGCTGGGCGCTCAAGCACCTGTGTTTCGGTCTCGGCTTCGTGTTCGTCTACGACTTCTACCTCTACGCGGACGCCGTGCTGTTCAATCGTCTGGACGGCGTATTGATGTCGGCGCGCGGCGTGGTCAATGCGCTGGCGGTGCCGATGATCGCGATCTCCGCCGCCCGCAACCGGCAGTGGGAGATCAAGATCTTCGTCTCGCGGCGCGTGGTGTTCCACGTGGTGGTGCTGATCGCGGCGGGCGTCTACCTGATCCTGATGTCGGCCGCCGGCTATTACATCCAGGCCATCGGGGGTGAGTGGGGGCGAGCGCTGACCACCACGTTTTTCAGCGCCGCCATCCTCTTGTTGCTGACGCTGATTTTTTCCACCCAGCTCCGTTCACGCATCCGCCTGTTCCTGGCCAAGCACTTCTATCGCAACAAATATGAATACGGCGAAGAATGGCTGAAATTCACCCAGGCGCTGGCGCGCACCACGCTTGAGCCGGACAGTCTCCACGAGACCGTCCTGACCGCGGTGTGCGACATGGTCGACAGTCCGGGCGGCATGCTGTGGCACAAGACCGCTTCGGGCTCGTACGCGATCGTCGCCAGCTACAGCATGTACGGCGACCGGCGCGAGGAGTTTGCCGCCGGCGACGCGCTGATCGCGGAGCTGGCGCGCAATCCGCGCATCTGTGATCTCGCCGACGAGGCTCAATTGGAAGGCGGCGTGCTGCGCCATGCGCCCCAATGGCTGCTCGACATGTCGCGCATCGCGCTGCTGGTGCCGATGGCGCATGGCGAGGACCTGCTGGCGGTGCTTGCGCTGTCTACCTCACGTTCCAATCAGCGCTTCGATACCGAGGACTTCAACCTGCTGGGTACGGTTGCCCGGCAGGCGGCCAGCTACCTGGCCCTGGTACGCGCCACCGACGCGCTGTCGGAGGCGCGGCAGTTCGAAACTTTCAACCGGTTGTCGGCCTTTCTTGTGCACGATCTCAAGAACGTGGTCGCGCAGTTGTCCTTGATCGGCAGCAACGCGCGGCGCCATCGCCACAACCCTGAATTCATCGACGATGCGTTCAACACCGTCGACGATGCCACGGCCAAGATGAAGCGCATGCTCGCGAGCCTGCGCCAGCGCCAATCCGAGGTCGAAAGCGACGAGCTTGTGGACTTGGGCGCACTGCTGGCGACGGCGGTAGCCAGCAAGGCAGAGGCCAGACCGCAGCCGGCGTTCCGGCCCCCCGACGGGCCGTTGCCGGTGCGTGGCAGCCGTGATCATCTGCTGTCGGTGGTCCAGCACCTGCTGCAGAACGCCATCGAGGCCACGCCCGCCGACGGGCAGGTGACGGTGGCGGTAGAGCGACGCGCGGGTGAAGTTCGGACCACGATTACCGATACTGGCAGTGGCATGGACCGCGACTTCATTCACAATCGCCTGTTCCGGCCATTCGATACCACCAAGGGTAAGGCCGGCATGGGCATCGGCGCCTACGAGAGTCGGCACCTGATCGGCTCCATGCACGGTGAATTGCTGGTCGAAAGCGAGCCCGGCTCGGGCACGACATTCACCATCGTGCTGCCCCTGGCGGAAACGGAACAACAACTCGACGCACGTATCGCTACTGGACACTGA
- a CDS encoding type I secretion system permease/ATPase, giving the protein MNSALEPAVTASVDDDPLRACLHVITRLHGRPVSMSALLSGMPVAGDRFAPADFVRAAAFHGYSAQVVRRRLAKISALTLPATLLYKDGGACVLVALRADDKAEVVLPESGFGAREVSLAELEENYSGYVIFAQPELDADHGHEAEAPMARKRGWFWRTLASYTPYYMESVVAGVLVNLLTVAGSLFVMNVYDRVVPNNAIETLLVLATGTAIAGLFEFLARTLRAYFLDVAGKKADLVLAGQIFAQALGIRMASRPPSAGVFAAQLREFEAVRDFITSVTLTAVMDLPFVAFFIFVVGLIGGPLYIVPALAVPVVLLVGLIAQWPLSVATRATLRDSSQRHGLLIESLEGAEMLKAMRAEGLMLRRYEDYTALAGRSSNQARMISSVVVNFSVFVQQMVTIGVVIWGVHLIGEGELTMGALIASVMITGRALAPLQTVASLMMRYQHARASYSTLNRLMQQPVERAPGQQFTRRAEIRGEVAMQGVQFVYPNTQAASLQDVNFSIAAGEHVAILGKIGSGKSTLLRLVVGLYQPAKGTVRIDGVDMAQCDPADIRDHMGYVAQDPMLFLGSLRDNIALGRPHADDAAILRAARIAGIDAMIDGHPAGLQMNVGERGQVLSGGQRQAVANARAFLLEPRILLLDEPTSAMDHNAEMKYIASVGEYAKGRTMILVTHKPSMLALVSRIIVIDGGRVVMDGPRDDVLRQLTRPAGQPVAATPAPARA; this is encoded by the coding sequence GTGAACAGCGCGCTTGAACCAGCGGTGACAGCCAGCGTCGATGACGATCCGCTGCGTGCCTGCCTGCACGTGATCACGCGTCTGCACGGGCGACCGGTGTCCATGAGCGCCTTGTTGAGCGGCATGCCGGTGGCCGGCGATCGCTTCGCGCCCGCCGACTTCGTGCGCGCGGCGGCGTTCCACGGCTACTCGGCGCAGGTGGTGCGCCGGCGCCTGGCAAAGATTTCCGCGCTGACCCTGCCCGCGACCCTGCTCTACAAGGACGGCGGCGCCTGCGTGCTGGTCGCCCTGCGCGCCGATGACAAGGCCGAGGTGGTGTTGCCCGAGAGCGGCTTCGGCGCGCGCGAGGTGTCACTGGCCGAACTGGAAGAGAACTACAGCGGCTACGTGATTTTCGCCCAGCCGGAACTTGACGCCGACCATGGCCACGAGGCGGAAGCGCCGATGGCGCGCAAGCGCGGCTGGTTCTGGCGCACGCTGGCGTCCTATACGCCTTATTACATGGAATCGGTGGTGGCGGGCGTGCTGGTCAACCTGCTGACGGTGGCCGGCTCGCTGTTCGTGATGAATGTCTACGACCGCGTGGTGCCGAACAACGCCATCGAGACCCTGCTGGTGCTCGCCACCGGCACCGCCATCGCCGGCCTGTTCGAATTCCTGGCGCGCACCCTGCGTGCGTATTTCCTCGATGTTGCCGGCAAGAAGGCCGACCTGGTGCTGGCCGGCCAGATCTTCGCGCAGGCGCTCGGCATACGCATGGCGTCGCGCCCACCGTCGGCCGGCGTGTTCGCGGCGCAGCTGCGCGAGTTCGAGGCAGTGCGCGACTTCATCACGTCGGTGACGCTGACCGCGGTGATGGACCTGCCGTTCGTCGCATTCTTCATTTTCGTGGTCGGATTGATCGGCGGTCCCTTGTACATCGTGCCGGCGCTGGCCGTGCCGGTGGTGCTGCTGGTCGGGCTCATCGCGCAATGGCCCTTGTCCGTCGCCACGCGCGCCACGCTGCGCGATTCGTCGCAGCGCCATGGTCTGCTGATCGAATCGCTGGAAGGCGCCGAGATGCTGAAGGCAATGCGCGCCGAAGGCCTGATGCTGCGACGCTACGAGGACTACACCGCGCTGGCCGGTCGTTCGTCCAACCAGGCGCGCATGATCTCGTCCGTGGTGGTCAATTTCTCGGTGTTCGTGCAGCAAATGGTCACCATTGGCGTCGTGATCTGGGGCGTGCACCTGATCGGCGAGGGCGAACTGACCATGGGTGCGCTGATTGCCTCGGTCATGATCACCGGTCGCGCGCTGGCGCCGCTGCAGACCGTCGCGTCGCTGATGATGCGCTACCAGCATGCACGTGCTTCCTACAGCACCTTGAACCGTCTCATGCAGCAGCCGGTCGAGCGCGCACCGGGCCAGCAGTTCACGCGGCGCGCGGAGATCCGTGGCGAAGTCGCCATGCAGGGGGTGCAATTCGTCTACCCCAATACCCAGGCGGCCTCGCTGCAGGACGTCAACTTCTCGATTGCCGCCGGCGAGCACGTCGCCATCCTCGGCAAGATCGGCTCCGGCAAGAGCACCCTGCTGCGGCTGGTCGTCGGGCTGTACCAGCCGGCCAAGGGCACCGTGCGTATCGACGGCGTCGACATGGCGCAGTGCGACCCGGCCGACATCCGCGACCACATGGGCTATGTCGCCCAGGACCCCATGCTTTTCCTCGGCAGCCTGCGCGACAACATCGCGCTCGGGCGTCCGCATGCCGACGACGCCGCGATCCTGCGCGCCGCGCGCATCGCCGGCATCGACGCCATGATCGACGGTCACCCGGCGGGGTTGCAGATGAATGTGGGCGAACGCGGCCAGGTCCTGTCTGGCGGACAACGCCAGGCGGTGGCCAATGCGCGCGCATTTCTGCTCGAGCCGCGCATCCTGCTGCTCGATGAGCCGACCAGCGCCATGGATCACAACGCCGAGATGAAGTACATCGCGTCCGTCGGCGAGTATGCCAAGGGCCGCACCATGATCCTGGTGACGCACAAGCCGAGCATGCTCGCCCTGGTCTCGCGCATCATCGTCATCGATGGCGGGCGCGTGGTCATGGACGGTCCGCGCGACGATGTGCTCCGTCAGTTGACCCGTCCTGCTGGCCAGCCGGTGGCGGCCACGCCGGCGCCCGCACGCGCCTGA
- a CDS encoding HlyD family type I secretion periplasmic adaptor subunit — translation MASSRSKQRVAKADVPFLRAARAAQVADSHPFAGSSLLLLVFFLLAALLWADNASLDEVTRGQGAVVPSSREQVIQSLEGGILAELAVREGDVVEKGQVLLRIDDTRSGASLREGEVKSHSLRAEIARLQAEAAGTAPRFPADIEPAIIERERKNFVSRQTAVEESAASLKRNLELAEKELAMTQPMVARGAVSEVEVLRLQRQIIELKGQIQDRRNSFKAEARGKQAEKEAELGGVTELLTARKDEVQRSLVRSPMRGTVKNIKVTTVGGVIGPGQDIMEIVPVEDRLLIEAKIRPADVAFLHVGQPATVKLTAYDYTIYGSLHGHLEHISADTLPDENPPHERFYRVYVRTDTAVLNGKKGPLPVIPGMVATVEVLTGHKTVLEYLLKPVLKTRDNALHER, via the coding sequence ATGGCATCGTCACGCAGCAAGCAACGGGTGGCCAAGGCCGACGTGCCGTTCCTGCGCGCCGCGCGCGCCGCGCAGGTCGCCGACTCCCATCCCTTTGCCGGCAGCAGCCTGCTGTTGCTGGTGTTCTTCCTGCTGGCCGCCCTGCTGTGGGCCGACAACGCTTCGCTGGACGAAGTGACGCGCGGTCAGGGCGCGGTGGTGCCGTCCAGCCGCGAGCAGGTGATCCAGAGCCTGGAGGGCGGCATCCTCGCCGAGCTCGCGGTGCGCGAGGGCGACGTCGTCGAGAAGGGCCAGGTGCTGCTGCGCATCGATGATACGCGTTCGGGAGCGTCGCTCCGCGAAGGCGAGGTGAAGAGCCACAGCCTGCGCGCCGAAATTGCGCGCCTGCAGGCCGAGGCCGCCGGTACCGCGCCGCGTTTTCCCGCCGACATCGAGCCTGCCATCATCGAACGTGAACGCAAGAACTTCGTGTCGCGACAGACCGCCGTCGAGGAATCGGCGGCGTCCCTGAAGCGCAACCTGGAATTGGCAGAGAAGGAGCTGGCCATGACGCAGCCCATGGTTGCGCGTGGCGCGGTATCGGAAGTCGAGGTGTTGCGCCTGCAACGCCAAATCATTGAACTCAAAGGCCAGATCCAGGACCGGCGCAACAGCTTCAAGGCCGAAGCGCGCGGCAAGCAGGCGGAGAAGGAAGCGGAACTCGGCGGCGTGACCGAATTGCTGACCGCGCGCAAGGATGAGGTGCAGCGTTCGCTGGTGCGTTCGCCGATGCGTGGCACGGTCAAGAACATCAAGGTCACGACGGTGGGTGGCGTCATCGGGCCCGGCCAGGACATCATGGAAATCGTGCCGGTCGAGGATCGGCTGCTGATCGAAGCCAAGATCCGGCCGGCGGACGTGGCTTTCCTGCATGTCGGACAACCAGCGACCGTCAAGCTCACGGCCTACGACTACACCATCTACGGCAGCCTGCATGGCCATCTCGAACACATCAGCGCCGATACGCTGCCCGACGAGAATCCACCCCATGAACGTTTCTACCGCGTGTACGTACGAACCGATACGGCGGTGCTGAATGGCAAGAAGGGGCCTTTGCCCGTCATCCCCGGCATGGTCGCCACCGTGGAGGTGTTGACCGGACACAAGACGGTGCTCGAATACTTGCTCAAGCCGGTCCTGAAGACGCGTGACAATGCTTTACATGAGCGTTGA